In Vicia villosa cultivar HV-30 ecotype Madison, WI unplaced genomic scaffold, Vvil1.0 ctg.001941F_1_1, whole genome shotgun sequence, a single genomic region encodes these proteins:
- the LOC131637197 gene encoding protein yippee-like At3g08990, with protein MGRLFLIDLEGDFYSCKHCKTCFALVDDIISKSFHCRYGKAYLFDKVVNVTVGEKEDRIMLTGMHTVVDLFCVTCGSIVGWKYEAAYEKSQKYKEGKFILERYKVLGADGSEYIPPLEDAEDA; from the exons ATGGGAAGACTTTTCCTGATCGATCTTGAAGGAGATTTCTATAGCTGCAAGCATTGCAAGACATGTTTTGCCCTCGTTGATGATATcatttcaaag TCTTTCCATTGCAGGTATGGGAAAGCTTATCTTTTTGATAAAGT TGTAAATGTCACGGTCGGAGAGAAAGAAGACCGGATAATGTTAACGGGAATGCATACTGTCGTCGACTTATTCTGTGTTACCTGTGGGTCCATTGTTGGATGGAAATAT gaGGCTGCTTACGAGAAGTCTCAGAAGTATAAAGAAGGAAAATTTATCCTTGAAAG GTATAAGGTGTTGGGGGCTGATGGATCCGAATACATACCTCCTCTAGAAGATGCCGAAGATGCTTGA